CATAAGGTGTCTAGCATTGGAGAAGGTAGCTGAATCACTTGAACTGCCTTGCAAGTACTGCTCTCTTGGGTGCCCTGAGATATTCCCGTATTATAGTAAACTGAAACATGAGGCTGTATGCAACTTCAGACCATACAACTGTCCTTATGCTGGATCAGACTGCTCTGTTGTTGGGGATATTCCATTCCTTGTTGCTCATCTACGGGATGACCACAAGGTGGACATGCATTCTGGATGTACTTTTAACCATCGTTACGTCAAGTCTAATCCCCGCGAAGTAGAAAATGCCACATGGATGCTAACTGTAAGTATGCATGTACTTCCACATATGTGTCATATGTGTCTCTTTAATTTCTTTTTGCTTCTAATGAAATAGTGATAAGAAAGAATCTGATGAATGCCACTCTCTTCAATGGTTATATGGTTGCTATGATACTGAAGCTGAGCTAGTTAATTTTATAGTAAGGATTTGATCATTATTAGGTTGCTCCAATTAAGAAATCATGAGTTATATGGTCTATAAGATTGCCTTATTAACCATTTAAGTATCCTATAGTGGATTTGTTCGACTTTCTTACTACTGTGGGGATATAGGAAATTAGGAATCATGAGTCCCTTTTTAATATTTAAGACTAGAAGAATCATGGTTTGATTTACAAGATAGAGAAGTAATTGTTATTTTTCATCCTTGTTAGGTTTTCCACTGCTTTGGTCAGTACTTCTGTCTCCATTTTGAAGCCTTCCAGCTTGGTATGGCTCCTGTTTATATGGCATTCCTCCGTTTCATGGGGGATGAAACAGAAGCTCGGAACTACACATACAGCCTTGAGGTTGGAGGAAATGGCCGAAAGATCATATGGGAAGGAAACCCAAGAAGCATAAGGGATAGCCACAAGAAGGTTAGAGACAGCCATGATGGCCTCATAATACAGCGCAACATGGCACTTTTCTTCTCTGGTGGGGATAGGAAAGAGCTGAAGCTGCGAGTTACAGGACGAATATGGAAAGAACAGCAGAACCCAGAAGGTGGTGCGTGCATCATACCTCTCTGTAGTTAGCATGTCGATTATCCTTTCACTCATGTGTGCTAAAACATTATCTTAATGTTATTAGTGAATGTAGATGCTAAAGGATTCTGTCTCTATGGAGTTTAATTGCTGGGGG
Above is a window of Fragaria vesca subsp. vesca linkage group LG7, FraVesHawaii_1.0, whole genome shotgun sequence DNA encoding:
- the LOC101312477 gene encoding E3 ubiquitin-protein ligase SINAT3-like — its product is MDPENMEIVPPSDLMDEDEIHGRPRQLFTVPKPRNNGNNNPGTTSVHELLECPVCTNSMYPPIHQCHNGHTLCSTCKTRVHNRCPTCRQELGDIRCLALEKVAESLELPCKYCSLGCPEIFPYYSKLKHEAVCNFRPYNCPYAGSDCSVVGDIPFLVAHLRDDHKVDMHSGCTFNHRYVKSNPREVENATWMLTVFHCFGQYFCLHFEAFQLGMAPVYMAFLRFMGDETEARNYTYSLEVGGNGRKIIWEGNPRSIRDSHKKVRDSHDGLIIQRNMALFFSGGDRKELKLRVTGRIWKEQQNPEGGACIIPLCS